In Deltaproteobacteria bacterium, the genomic stretch CTGCGCCACCCGTGGACGCCGGTGGTCGCGATCACGGTCGCGTTCGTGGTGCTGGCGGTCATCGAGGTCGCGCGCGGGCGCTTCGTCCATGACGAGGGCCTGCTCACCTATCACTTCGCGAAGCTGGCGTGGCTCGAGCCCCGCGCGGCGCTGTTCCTGCAGAAGTCGCGGCCACCGATCTCGCTGTTGTACGCGCCCGCGGCGGCGCTCGGCTGGCACGCGTTCGCGCTGCTGCACGTGTTGGTGGCCGCGGCCGCGCTGCCGTGCATCGCCGCGATCGCGGCGCGACTGGGTCACGGACGCCCCGCGATCGCGACGTTGGTGCTGGCCGCGTCGCCGTTGTTCGCGGCGGCCGCGGTGGCGGGCGTCTCGAACAGCGACGGCGTGGCGCTGGCGTGCGTGGCGACGTGGCTGCTGGTCTGCACCCGCCGCGGGGCGCTCGCGGGGGCCCTGCTGGCCGCGCTGCCATGGGTGCGCGCCGAGCTGGCACCGCTGTCGGCCCTGCTGCTGGTCGCCAGCGGCACGCGCCACGGTGGCCGCGCGTGGCTGGGCGCGATCGCGTTCGTCGTCGTCTACGCGCTGCTCGGCGCGCTCGAGCACCGCGACGTGCTGTGGCTGGTGCACTACCCGCCCGCGCTCACCGAGCCGATGGCCGACAATCCCTACTGGGCGCACCACGACGGCCGGGTCGACGCCGCGAGCATCGGCGCCACGCTGCTCGCCTTGACGCCGGCATGGATGCTCGCGATCCCGCTGCGACGCGGCCGCATCGCGCGCGAGCAGTGGCTGTGGTGGTCGTTCGCGGCCTTCGAGCTCGGCGTATTGCTGGCGCTGCCGCGCTGGCGCGTGTTCAACTTCGATCTCTCGCCCCGCTACCTGCTCGGGGTCTTGCCCGCGCTCGCGCTCGCGCTCTCGTCGAACCTGCAAGCCTGGCCCGAGCCGCCGCGCGTGGCCACTCGCGTGGTCGAGACGCTCGCGCTGGCGGGGGCGCTCGCGCTGGGCTGGGCGGCGGCGATGGCCGGGCAGCCGCTCGGCGGGTTGGTCGCGACCGCCGTGGCCGCGACCGCGCTGGCAACTGCACGCGCGGGCTTCGTGCGCGTCGGCATCGCGATCGTCACGCTGCTCGTGATCGTCGGCCCGCTGGGCTTTGCCGACGGCGCGCGGCTGCGACGCGACCACGAGTCGCCGGAGATCGCCGAGTTGCTCGCGCGCCTCCGCGAAGATCCGCGGCTGGCGGGCCGTCCGCTCTACACCAACGCACCGCTGCTGTCCGCGACGCTGGCGGGCCGCCACGGCGAGGTCCACTACATCGTGCAGGCCGATCAGCTGCACGAGCTGGTGGCGCTGACCAACCCCGACAACGGCCAGCGCCAACGCCTGCTCGCCGCGATCGCGCGGGACTTCTACGGCACGCCGGTGTTCCCCGACGCGCTCGCGCCCGAGCTGTTGCCCAGCGACGCGGTGCTGCTGCTGGTCGACGACCCGCGGTTGTCGCTGGTGATGCCGGCGGCGATCTGGGACGACGCCCTGGTGACGCTGTCGGCCAGCGGTCGCGTGCGCGTCGCCGAGCTGCGGCCGCGAGGTGCCCCGTGAGCCGAGTGCTGCGCGACGCCGCGCCGGCGGCCGCGATCGCCATCGCGGCGATCGTGCTCATCGCCATCGCGCCCCCGCGCGAGCCGCCCGCGCCGGCCGCGATCGCGACCGTGCCGGTCGATACCCACATACTCGACGGCCTCGTCGTCGGCGATCGCATCGCCGGCTGGAGCGTCGCTGCGATCGCGGCGACCCCCGACGGTGGCCTCGACGTCACCATGCAGCGCGACGAGCTGCGCTTCGTGTACGCCGTGGTGCCGCTCGGCACGCGGCCCGAGAACCCGCCCTTCCAGTCGGACGCGTACGCCATCTACTACGGGCACGCGACCCCGGCGGGCCGCGAGATCCCGGCCGGCGCGCTGCGGGCGACGAGCGCGGACCTGCTGCGCCGGCTCGAGCGCGTGCGTCGACGTGGCTAGTACCGCTGTCGCATTCGTACAAGATCGCCGCGGCCGCGACCGGCTACTCCCCAGGGAGCATGGCGAAACCGCGATCGGCCAAGGGCACCAAGGACGATCCGTGGCGGCTGAAGACGCCGCCCGGCAGCTCCGAGTACACCATCCACCGCGACGATGCCGTCGACCCGCCGCTGCTGGTGTGCCAGGTCGGCACCACCAAGCTGACCTACCTCGCGCGCATCGTCGACGACCTGCACGCGATGCTGAAGGCGCGCGGCGACTGGATGGCGCTCGGCGCCGCCGACGAAAGCAAGCAGCCCGCCGACGACACCGTCGAGGCGTGGGGCCGTGCGCCGAGCAACCCGGTCGGCGGTTGGTACGGCCAGAAGAAGGGCTACCGCGGCCGCGTCGGCATGTACCTGCCACCGCTGCTCGAAGCGCTCGGACTGGTCGAGCTCGAGCACAACCCCAAGAACAACCGCGTGCGCGCGAAGTGACGCGCGATCACTCGCGATCGGCGTCGTCGAACAGCGCGGCGAACAGGCCCTGCGCGGCGTCGGGCGCCGCCTTCGTGCGGGTCTCCTCGCGGCCGGGCACGGCCTTGCCCGCGATCGGCAGTCGCTTGGACGGACGTGCCATCGGCGCGTCCGCGGCCACCGACTGCGCCCCCACGCCGCCGAACATCTCGGCATGGGCGACGGGCATCGCGGGCTGCGGAGCGAACTCGTCGCGCCCGCGCAGCTCGTCGCCGCCGAAGCGCGCCAGGTAGTGGGCATCGACGCCGACGCAGCGCGACCGCGCGGCACAGTCGGCGCAGACCGGGGCGTGCACGCGGGGCTCGGTGTCGCCGGGCAACACCGACCATGCCGCCATCGGGCCCAACAGACACGCCGGCGCGCCCTCGATCGCCGCGCCCACGCCGGCCCGCCGCGCACGATCCAGGGCGTGCAGGGCAAACGGCAGCGCGAGCCCCAGCCGCGGCACCACGTGATCGAAGCCGGTGCGGGCGCGCCCCGTCGCGTGTGGCACCGTGATGCGCCACGCAGCGACGCCCAGCCGCGCGAGCATGGCCGGCAGCTCGGCCAGCACCCGGAAGTTCGAGCGCGTCAGCACCGTGCGCACGACCACGGTCACCCCGCGCCGACGCAGCAACTCGGCGGTCGCCACCGCAGCCACGAAGCTGCCGTCGACGTCGGTGTGGTAGTCGTGCACGTCGACGCGCGCGCCGTGCAGCGAGAGCTGCACGTCGGACACGCCGGCGTCGACGAGCGCCGACCATCGCATCGCGCTCGCGCGCCCGTGGGTCTGCACGCCGATCGCCTCGAAGCCGCACTCGCGCGCCGCAGCGACCCACTGTTCGAGCGCCGCCGGGCCGTCGGGCGCCGCCAGTGGCTCGCCGCCGACGAAGCCCACCGACGTGTGGCCCGCGGCCCGCAAGGAGCCCAGCGCGACCGCGGGATCCGCCGCGATCGTTGGATCCGGCGCGTCGGCCTGCGCGCAGAAGCGGCAGCGGTTGTCACACGTCGCCGCGACGCGGACCCACGCCCGCGTCACGACAACGGCACACCGAGCGCGGCCCCACCGTGCGACTCGCCGCGCTCGCGCAGGGTCAGCAGCTGCGGGCCGGGCCCCTGCTCGAGCGCACGCAACCGCTCGGCCAGCGCCATCACGCCGAGCCCCTGGGCCTCGTCGGTGCTGGTGCTGCCATCGCCATGGTTGGCGAGGAAGAGGCTGTAGTGCGCGGTGTCGGCGATGCCCCCCGGAGCGTCGGGGTCGCGGGCGAGCACGTCGACCTGGAAGCGCGTGCCCTCGGCGGTCGCGAGCACGATCGGCACCGCGCCGAACTGCGGCGGATGCACGGCGATCACCGTCACCGCACCGATGCGCTCACCCGGGTCGAGCGCCGGCCAGCTGCCACGCGCGCTCGATCGCCGTGTCGTCAGCATCACGCTACCGGCTGCCAGCACCGCCGTGCCCGCCGCGAGCACGCCGAGCACCCGTCGCCGTCCCCACCACGTCACGGCGGCGGCCGGGGCCGCTGCGCCCTCCGAGGAATTGCCCTGCGCGGCGGTGGTGCGATCGTCGACGCTCACGATTGCCCAGTATCGCTGCTGCCACGTGGTGCGGTCAATGTACCGACCACGCACACGCGCGGGCCCGCGCCACCTCGAACGACCGGGCGCCCGGCCGCGCGGGGCGGTAGGCTCGTCGGCGTCGACCCTCCCCGGCCGGCACCCGCGTCGCGCGGCACTTACCTCGTCCGAGAGCTCGAACTGCCATGACCACGACCACGATCCCCTCCGCGTGTGCACCCACCCCGACCACCGGCGCACCCGCGCGAGGCCGCGCGCGATCGAGATCGGCGTGGCTGCCGTGGCTGTGCGTGCTCGGGCTGGCGTGCGGCAAGGAGGCCAACGACGATGGCGGCGACGGCACCGGCTCGACCGGCTCGACCGGCGCATCGGCGACGACCACCAGCGACGCGACCACCAACACCTCGACCTCGGCGAGCACGACCGGACCTGGTACCACCGCCGGCACCACGGTCGGCACCAGCGTCGGCGACAGCAGCAGCGATGGCGGCTCGTCGACCACCGGTGATGCCGAGCCCGCGATCCAATGGGTCGGCCGCATCGACACCTCGGATCCCACGCGCACCCGCATGGGTTGGTCGGGCACCGGCTTCGTGGTGCGCTTCGATGGCACCGGTGCGAGCGTGCGCATGGACGACGCGGCGCACTACTGGACCCTCGTGGTCGACGGCACGGTACAGCCCCGCTTCGACACGCAAGGCGGCGAGCAGGACTACGTGCTGGCCAGCGGGCTGCCGGCCGGCGAGCACGTGATCGAGCTGTACCGCCGCACCGAGGGTAGCTTCGGCACCACCGCCATCGTCTCGGTCGATCTCGAGGGCGAGCTGCTGTCGCCACCACCGGTGTCCCGTCGCATCGAGATCATCGGCGACTCGATCACCTGCGGCTACGGCGACGAAGGCGTGGCGCCCTGCTCGTTCAGCGCCGAGACCGAGAACCACTACCTCACCTACGGCGCGGTCGCGGCGCGGGCGGTCGGCGCCGAGCTCAGCACCGTGGCGTGGTCGGGCAAGGGCATCATCTACAACTACGGCGACGACACCTTCGAGCCGATGCCCGAGCTCTACGATCGCGCGCTCGCGACCGAGCAGAACCAGTGGGACTTCAGCACCCAGCCCGACGTCGTGCTGGTGAACCTCGGCACCAACGACTTCAGCACCGGCAACGATCCCTCCCACGACCAGTACGTCAACGCGTATGTCGACTTCGCCGCCCACCTGCGCGAGGTCAACCCCGACGCGTACATCCTGTTGTTGTCGCCGTCGTTGTTCGGCGCCGAAGCCACCATGGTCGATGGCTACCTGCAGGACGTCGTCGATGCGCGGGCCGCCGCCGGCGACACGCAGATCGACTGGGCCAACATCAACGTCACCTGGGAGGGCTCGGGCTGCGACGGCCACCCCAACGTCGCGACCCACCAGGACATGGCCGACCGTCTGGTCGAAGAGCTCCAGAGCCACGTGGGCTGGTGAGCCCGTCGCCCGCGCGCGATCGACCGCGCCGGCACCCGGTGCGAGTTGGAGCCATCGCCGACCCGCCCAGGGTGGCTTCGCCGGGGCGGTGAACCGCCGCGCGCCGCCGACAACCTTTGAGAACAAGGAAGCTCGCGCACAGCGGGAACGTTTGCGCCGGCCGACACTCCCAGACGTTCCGACGTGCCGACCACTGCAAGGGGATCCTCGACCATGACCCACCATCGACGCCTCGCACTGCTGCTGCTGTGCTCCTGCACCGCGGCCGCGGGCAAGACGCACGGCACCCGCTCGCCCGCGGGCACCACCGCTTCACCGACCCACGAGGTCGCCGCGCGGCTCGTGCACGAGACCAAGGTCGCGACCGCACCGGCGACGCCGCTGCTGCAAGCGATGACCGCGGAGGTCGAGCGTGCCAGCGCGGCGCTCGGCAAGGACGGCAGCGCCAAGCCCTACTACTTCGACTACCGCATCAACGAGGCCGACACCGTCGAGATCGTCGCGAGCCGTGGCGCGCTCGAGCTCTCGACCCGCGACCGCGCGCGCGTGCTCGACGTCGCGATGCGCGTGGGCGACCACGAGTTCGACAACCATCACTGGGATCACCGCAGCGTGCCGGGCATGGTCGGCAGCCGCAGCGCCCAGCTGTGGGGACAACGCCTGCCGATCGACGACGACCCCGGGGCCATCGCGACCGTGCTGTGGATGAGCACCGATGCTGCCTACAAGCAGGCGGTGTCCGGCTACGAGCACGCAAAGGCGCAGAAGCAGCTGGCCGCGAAGTCGGACGACAAGTCGCCCGATTTCGCGAAGGAGCCGGCGGTCGAGGTGCTCGAGCAGCCCGCCGCGCTCACGGTCGACACCAAGGCGTGGGAGCAGCGCGTGCGCGCGCTGTCGAAGGCGTTCAGTAGCCACCGTCACATCATCGAGAGCGAGGTGCGGCTGGTGGCGAGCGCCGACAACCGCTACTTCGTGAGCAACGAGGGCA encodes the following:
- a CDS encoding acetyl xylan esterase gives rise to the protein MTTTTIPSACAPTPTTGAPARGRARSRSAWLPWLCVLGLACGKEANDDGGDGTGSTGSTGASATTTSDATTNTSTSASTTGPGTTAGTTVGTSVGDSSSDGGSSTTGDAEPAIQWVGRIDTSDPTRTRMGWSGTGFVVRFDGTGASVRMDDAAHYWTLVVDGTVQPRFDTQGGEQDYVLASGLPAGEHVIELYRRTEGSFGTTAIVSVDLEGELLSPPPVSRRIEIIGDSITCGYGDEGVAPCSFSAETENHYLTYGAVAARAVGAELSTVAWSGKGIIYNYGDDTFEPMPELYDRALATEQNQWDFSTQPDVVLVNLGTNDFSTGNDPSHDQYVNAYVDFAAHLREVNPDAYILLLSPSLFGAEATMVDGYLQDVVDARAAAGDTQIDWANINVTWEGSGCDGHPNVATHQDMADRLVEELQSHVGW
- a CDS encoding radical SAM protein, producing the protein MTRAWVRVAATCDNRCRFCAQADAPDPTIAADPAVALGSLRAAGHTSVGFVGGEPLAAPDGPAALEQWVAAARECGFEAIGVQTHGRASAMRWSALVDAGVSDVQLSLHGARVDVHDYHTDVDGSFVAAVATAELLRRRGVTVVVRTVLTRSNFRVLAELPAMLARLGVAAWRITVPHATGRARTGFDHVVPRLGLALPFALHALDRARRAGVGAAIEGAPACLLGPMAAWSVLPGDTEPRVHAPVCADCAARSRCVGVDAHYLARFGGDELRGRDEFAPQPAMPVAHAEMFGGVGAQSVAADAPMARPSKRLPIAGKAVPGREETRTKAAPDAAQGLFAALFDDADRE